The following proteins come from a genomic window of Paucimonas lemoignei:
- the dppA_4 gene encoding extracellular solute-binding protein → MKPLVRSLLASALILSAGGASAETLRIGYADPVSSLDPQLNNYAGDRSVALHAFESLVNRRDDKTLPGLAKSWKVLDDKTWEFALRDDVKWQDGKPLTADDFVFSFERSRSVPGAVASYAGAMRTVESVQAKDDHTLIIKTRTPNANLLPDVDSIYIVSRHVGANASSADYNSGKAMVGTGPYRFVSYVPGDRTIFERNKDYYGAKPTWDSVDYRFIANPASRTAALLAGDVDVIDKVSPTDVARLRQSPNVKVYAYPGLRALLIQPSFRAGPNEFIRDNAGKTLEQNPLLDVRVRKALSLAINRPAIVERIMQSTVTEANQWMPAKTFGYNPDLKNIPYDPTQAKALLKEAGFPEGFQLTVHVPGDRYPQAPETMQAVAQFWSRIGVKVQLEVLPWAVYAGKANKNELAISVIAWGNGTGEAAYALTNILTTVNSAKGQGASNWGHYSNPLVDQALVNATVEFDEAKRRAILQDSAKVVADDVGIIPLFHYQNIWAARKDLKVEPLVSDRTAASMVTKLP, encoded by the coding sequence ATGAAACCTCTTGTTCGTTCACTGCTGGCCTCGGCTCTGATTCTGTCGGCTGGTGGCGCCTCAGCCGAAACCCTGCGTATCGGTTACGCCGACCCGGTGTCATCCCTTGACCCGCAACTGAACAACTATGCCGGTGACCGCTCGGTGGCATTGCATGCCTTCGAATCCCTGGTCAATCGTCGCGACGACAAAACCCTGCCTGGTCTGGCCAAGAGCTGGAAAGTGCTGGACGACAAAACCTGGGAGTTCGCTCTGCGCGATGACGTCAAATGGCAGGACGGCAAGCCGTTGACCGCCGATGACTTTGTGTTTTCCTTCGAGCGTTCGCGCAGTGTGCCGGGCGCGGTGGCGTCATATGCCGGTGCGATGCGTACGGTTGAGTCGGTCCAGGCAAAAGACGACCACACCTTGATCATCAAGACCCGCACGCCCAACGCCAACCTGCTGCCAGACGTGGATTCGATCTATATCGTCAGCCGCCATGTGGGGGCCAATGCGTCCAGCGCCGACTACAACTCCGGCAAGGCCATGGTCGGCACCGGGCCTTATCGCTTCGTGTCGTATGTGCCGGGTGACCGCACGATTTTCGAACGCAATAAAGACTACTACGGCGCCAAGCCGACCTGGGACAGCGTCGATTATCGCTTCATCGCCAACCCCGCCAGCCGCACCGCCGCTTTGCTGGCAGGGGATGTGGATGTGATCGACAAGGTTTCGCCCACTGACGTAGCGCGTCTGCGCCAGAGCCCGAACGTCAAGGTCTACGCGTATCCCGGCCTGCGTGCACTGCTGATCCAGCCTTCATTCCGGGCCGGACCAAACGAATTTATCCGTGACAATGCCGGCAAGACCCTGGAGCAGAACCCGCTATTGGACGTGCGCGTACGCAAGGCGCTGTCCCTGGCCATCAACCGTCCGGCCATCGTCGAGCGCATCATGCAAAGCACGGTGACCGAGGCCAATCAATGGATGCCCGCCAAGACCTTCGGCTACAACCCTGATCTGAAAAACATCCCGTATGACCCGACCCAGGCCAAAGCGCTGCTTAAAGAAGCGGGCTTTCCCGAAGGCTTCCAGTTGACGGTGCATGTGCCGGGCGATCGTTACCCGCAAGCGCCGGAAACCATGCAGGCAGTGGCGCAATTCTGGTCGCGGATTGGCGTGAAAGTGCAGCTCGAAGTGCTGCCCTGGGCGGTGTACGCCGGCAAGGCGAACAAGAATGAATTGGCAATCAGCGTAATTGCCTGGGGCAATGGCACCGGCGAAGCGGCTTACGCATTGACCAACATTCTGACCACCGTCAACAGCGCCAAAGGGCAGGGCGCTTCCAACTGGGGCCATTACAGCAATCCGCTGGTGGATCAGGCGCTGGTCAACGCCACTGTCGAATTCGATGAAGCCAAGCGGCGAGCGATTCTGCAGGACTCGGCCAAAGTCGTGGCTGATGATGTGGGCATCATTCCGTTGTTCCACTACCAGAACATCTGGGCCGCCCGTAAAGACCTGAAAGTCGAGCCACTGGTCAGCGACCGCACGGCGGCGAGCATGGTTACCAAACTGCCTTGA
- the gsiA_13 gene encoding oligopeptide/dipeptide ABC transporter ATP-binding protein-like protein yields MSNESTPIIELRQVSKTFGRVTPDTGLQRTLQRLQLSRPQAATQAVDRVDLRIARGEVVGLVGESGCGKSTLGRMVAGLLPVSSGTASIDGKPIEDLNPAERQAARLKIQMIFQDPSASLNPRLRVDRIVGEGALLHGLTDKAGFDDYVSAQLQRAGLSPQLRQRYPHQFSGGQRQRIGIARALAVQPELLVCDESVAALDVSIQAQILNLFMDLRDELGLTYLFISHDLGVVEHLCDRVVVMYLGRVVESADVDDLFSRANHPYTQALLAQIPRFDIRSARYDAIKGEIPSPLNPPAGCHFHPRCPHAMARCRVEVPPLREVAPNHLSACHLNETA; encoded by the coding sequence ATGAGTAACGAATCGACACCCATCATCGAATTGCGTCAGGTCAGCAAGACGTTCGGCAGAGTCACCCCCGACACCGGACTGCAGCGCACCCTGCAACGCCTGCAACTGAGCCGTCCGCAGGCGGCAACGCAGGCGGTGGATCGGGTTGATTTGCGTATTGCTCGTGGCGAAGTCGTGGGGCTGGTGGGTGAGTCCGGCTGCGGCAAGTCAACGCTGGGGCGTATGGTCGCCGGATTGCTGCCGGTGTCTTCGGGCACGGCATCCATCGACGGCAAGCCCATCGAAGACCTGAATCCTGCCGAGCGTCAGGCGGCGCGTCTGAAGATCCAGATGATCTTTCAGGACCCATCGGCCAGCCTGAATCCGCGCCTGCGCGTGGACCGCATCGTGGGTGAGGGTGCGCTGTTGCATGGCCTGACCGATAAGGCCGGCTTCGACGATTACGTCAGCGCGCAACTGCAGCGCGCCGGCCTCAGCCCGCAATTGCGCCAACGCTATCCGCATCAGTTCAGCGGGGGCCAGCGTCAGCGCATCGGCATCGCCCGAGCCCTGGCAGTGCAGCCTGAGTTGCTGGTCTGCGACGAATCGGTGGCGGCGCTGGACGTGTCGATTCAGGCGCAGATTCTCAACCTGTTCATGGACCTGCGTGACGAGCTGGGGCTGACTTACCTGTTCATCAGCCATGACCTGGGCGTGGTCGAGCACCTGTGCGACCGCGTGGTCGTGATGTACCTGGGCCGGGTCGTGGAAAGCGCCGACGTGGACGATCTGTTCAGCCGCGCCAACCATCCCTACACCCAGGCGTTGCTGGCGCAGATTCCGCGCTTCGATATTCGCAGTGCCCGTTATGACGCGATCAAAGGGGAAATCCCCAGTCCGCTGAACCCGCCTGCCGGGTGTCATTTTCATCCTCGTTGCCCGCACGCCATGGCGCGCTGTCGCGTGGAAGTTCCGCCGCTCAGGGAGGTTGCGCCCAACCACCTGAGCGCTTGCCACCTCAACGAAACTGCCTGA
- the gsiA_14 gene encoding oligopeptide/dipeptide ABC transporter ATP-binding protein-like protein, whose amino-acid sequence MTVQQILSEPVSSAAPTLEVRNLSTSFYTRAGVLPAVRDVSLRLQPGRILGLVGESGSGKSVTGFSILGLVDEPGRISGGEVLFKGRDLTRLSGAELRHLQGNRIAMIFQDPMMTLNPVLRVDTQMIEAVRAHQPLSRAEARAHASRTLALLGIASPDERLRAYPHQLSGGMRQRVAIAIALLHSPDLIIADEPTTALDVTIQAQILSEVQKLVRQQGTSLIWITHDLSVVAGLADDIAVMYAGRIVEQGSVDAVLDHPQHPYTRGLIDSLPSRNKRGQRLRQIPGMAPDLLSMPAGCAFAARCSRMTAICEQEPPNVELEPGRLVRCFHPGAGDE is encoded by the coding sequence ATGACGGTCCAGCAAATCCTGTCCGAGCCGGTGTCGAGCGCAGCGCCGACCCTGGAGGTGCGTAATCTGAGCACCTCGTTTTATACCCGCGCGGGCGTGTTGCCAGCGGTGCGCGATGTGTCTTTACGTCTTCAGCCCGGGCGCATCCTCGGGCTGGTGGGGGAGTCGGGTTCGGGCAAATCGGTGACCGGTTTCTCGATTCTCGGCCTGGTGGATGAGCCGGGGCGGATCAGTGGCGGCGAGGTGCTGTTCAAAGGTCGGGATCTGACTCGCTTGTCTGGTGCCGAACTGAGGCACCTGCAAGGCAATCGCATCGCGATGATTTTTCAGGACCCGATGATGACCCTCAATCCGGTGCTGCGCGTCGATACGCAAATGATTGAAGCCGTGCGCGCGCATCAACCGCTCAGCCGTGCCGAAGCCCGGGCGCACGCCAGTCGCACATTGGCGCTGCTGGGCATCGCCAGCCCGGACGAACGTCTGCGGGCCTACCCGCATCAGTTGTCGGGCGGCATGCGTCAGCGGGTCGCGATTGCCATTGCCTTACTGCATTCGCCGGACTTGATCATTGCCGATGAGCCGACCACCGCGCTGGACGTCACCATTCAGGCGCAGATCCTCAGCGAAGTGCAAAAGCTGGTCCGTCAGCAGGGCACGTCGCTGATCTGGATCACTCACGACCTGTCGGTTGTGGCCGGTCTGGCGGACGACATCGCTGTCATGTACGCCGGACGTATCGTTGAGCAGGGCAGCGTCGATGCCGTGCTTGACCATCCGCAACACCCTTATACCCGAGGCTTGATCGACAGCCTGCCGAGCCGCAACAAACGGGGCCAGCGCCTGCGGCAAATCCCTGGCATGGCACCGGACCTGCTGTCGATGCCCGCCGGGTGTGCCTTTGCGGCGCGTTGCTCGCGAATGACGGCGATCTGCGAGCAGGAACCGCCCAACGTCGAGCTGGAGCCGGGTCGGCTGGTCCGCTGTTTTCATCCAGGAGCTGGCGATGAGTAA
- the ddpC_4 gene encoding binding-protein dependent transport system inner membrane protein: MSQVSVTPVKAPVFKAQSPWRRNLDEFKSSPVAVAGLVVLLTIIAIAALAPWIVFQNPYDLMQLNVLDARLPPGTANVDGGYTYWLGTDGQGRDLLSAIIYGLRISLWVGIGSAVIAAVLGTLLGLLSAYVGGWVDALLMRLVDLLLSFPVILMALMILAWLGKGVGNVMLTLVVLEWAYYARTARGQALTESRREYVDAARGQGIGAWRIVVGHILPNCLPPLIVIGALQIARGITLEATLSFLGLGVPITEPSLGLLIANGFQYMLSDEYWISFYPGLALLVTIVAINLVGDQLRDVLNPRLQR; this comes from the coding sequence ATGAGCCAAGTGTCCGTCACACCCGTCAAGGCCCCAGTTTTCAAGGCGCAGTCGCCCTGGCGTAGAAACCTCGATGAATTCAAATCGTCGCCTGTTGCGGTGGCCGGTTTGGTGGTCCTGCTGACGATTATTGCCATTGCTGCACTGGCGCCCTGGATCGTGTTTCAGAACCCCTACGACCTGATGCAACTCAATGTCCTCGATGCTCGGCTACCGCCCGGTACAGCCAACGTCGACGGTGGTTATACCTACTGGCTGGGCACGGATGGTCAGGGGCGGGATCTGCTCTCGGCCATTATTTATGGCTTGCGTATCAGCCTTTGGGTGGGGATTGGCTCGGCCGTGATTGCCGCCGTGCTGGGCACTCTGCTGGGGCTGCTGTCCGCCTATGTCGGCGGCTGGGTCGATGCCTTGTTGATGCGCCTGGTGGATTTGCTGTTGTCGTTCCCGGTGATCCTCATGGCGTTGATGATCCTCGCGTGGCTGGGCAAGGGCGTTGGCAACGTGATGCTGACCCTGGTGGTGCTGGAATGGGCCTACTACGCCCGAACCGCACGGGGCCAGGCGCTGACCGAAAGCCGACGCGAGTATGTCGATGCCGCTCGCGGCCAGGGTATCGGCGCGTGGCGCATCGTGGTCGGGCACATCCTGCCCAATTGCCTGCCGCCGCTGATTGTCATTGGTGCGTTGCAGATTGCCAGGGGCATCACCCTGGAAGCGACGCTGTCGTTTCTCGGCCTTGGCGTGCCCATCACCGAGCCATCGCTGGGCCTGCTGATCGCCAACGGCTTCCAGTACATGCTCAGCGACGAATACTGGATCAGTTTCTACCCTGGGCTGGCGTTGCTGGTGACTATCGTCGCCATCAATCTGGTGGGTGACCAGTTGCGCGATGTCTTGAATCCGAGGTTGCAGCGATGA
- the dppB_2 gene encoding binding-protein dependent transport system inner membrane protein, whose protein sequence is MIGWAVRRLGQSLLVVLLMTLVVFIGLNAIGNPMDILVGEDLNQAERLAAIAHLGLDKPLWQQYLLFLKGAVQGNLGQSFVYHEDAMRLILQRLPATFELAFCALLLAVVLGVPLGMFAGTYPDHPLSKILMASSIVGFSLPAFWVALMMIMLFSIKLGWLPASGRGETRELFGIQWSFLTLDGLQHLILPALNLALFKISLVLRLTRAGVREVLPQEYVKFARAKGLSRVRVMCMHVMRNTMIPLVTVLAMELGSTIAYAVVTESIFAWPGAGKLILDSINMLDRPVVVAYLMVVVVIFVVLNLIVDGLYYVLDPRVRAQVKP, encoded by the coding sequence ATGATCGGCTGGGCGGTACGGCGCCTGGGCCAGTCATTGCTGGTGGTGTTGCTGATGACCCTGGTGGTGTTTATCGGCCTCAATGCCATCGGCAACCCCATGGACATTCTGGTGGGTGAAGACCTTAACCAGGCCGAGCGTCTGGCAGCCATCGCCCATCTGGGCCTGGACAAACCGCTGTGGCAGCAATACCTGCTGTTTCTCAAAGGCGCGGTGCAGGGCAATCTGGGCCAGAGTTTCGTCTATCACGAAGACGCCATGCGCCTGATCCTGCAACGCCTGCCTGCCACCTTCGAGCTGGCCTTCTGTGCGTTATTGCTGGCGGTTGTACTGGGCGTGCCATTGGGCATGTTCGCCGGGACTTACCCGGACCATCCACTCTCGAAAATCCTTATGGCCAGCAGCATCGTAGGGTTTTCACTGCCGGCATTCTGGGTGGCCCTGATGATGATCATGCTGTTCTCGATCAAGCTCGGCTGGCTGCCCGCCAGTGGTCGCGGCGAGACCCGTGAGCTGTTCGGTATCCAGTGGTCATTCCTGACCCTGGACGGCTTGCAGCATCTGATCCTGCCCGCGCTGAATCTGGCGTTGTTCAAGATATCGCTGGTGCTGCGCCTGACCCGCGCCGGGGTGCGTGAAGTGCTGCCTCAGGAATACGTCAAATTTGCCCGCGCTAAGGGACTATCACGGGTTCGGGTGATGTGCATGCATGTGATGCGCAACACCATGATCCCGCTGGTGACGGTATTGGCCATGGAGTTGGGGTCGACCATTGCCTACGCGGTAGTGACCGAAAGTATCTTTGCCTGGCCCGGTGCCGGCAAGCTGATTCTGGACAGTATCAATATGCTCGACCGCCCGGTTGTGGTGGCTTACCTGATGGTTGTGGTGGTGATTTTCGTGGTGCTCAATCTGATCGTCGATGGCTTGTATTACGTGCTTGATCCGCGAGTTCGCGCGCAGGTGAAACCATGA
- a CDS encoding dihydropyrimidine dehydrogenase subunit A, translating into MSDFKIPTGLAALQARLQQDLQWLDLPASPWVKPRLDRGQPVLDVAIVGGGMAGLALAAELRNLGIVARTYDQSPTGFEGPWATTARMQTLRSPKQLTGPALGLPALTFRAWFEAQFGLEAWTALDKIPRLQWADYLRWYRKVLDLDVRNEHRVTRVQPRADGLVELDVSHAGEDQRVVARHVVLATGRDGLGGPWVPDFAHDLPRSVWAHSSDGLQDDWFVGKRVAVIGGGASAMDSAATALEAGAQRVDLLIRRAELPRVNKGKGAGNPGMTHGYWRLPDAWKWRIRNYLNAQQVPPPRGSTLRVSSSPNARFLLNSPVLGVLQNPAGGLWVDIPQARLEVDFLVFATGFRTDFKLRPEFASFASHIRAWSDSFTPPADEPGAELEDLPDLGLCFEFKEKTPGACPGIGQIHCFNYPAALSYGAVSGDIPAISEGAKRLAQGLAGQLFNEDIELHFAAMQSYAEPELLGDEWVAGAPTAQELRE; encoded by the coding sequence ATGTCCGACTTCAAGATCCCCACCGGCCTTGCCGCGCTGCAAGCCCGCCTGCAACAGGATTTGCAGTGGCTGGATTTGCCTGCTTCGCCGTGGGTCAAGCCGCGTCTTGATCGCGGGCAGCCGGTATTGGACGTAGCGATTGTGGGCGGCGGTATGGCAGGCCTGGCGCTGGCCGCCGAGTTGCGCAACCTCGGGATTGTTGCGCGAACCTATGATCAATCACCGACCGGCTTCGAAGGTCCTTGGGCAACCACCGCGCGCATGCAAACCCTGCGCTCGCCCAAACAGCTGACGGGGCCGGCACTGGGCTTGCCTGCCTTGACCTTCCGTGCCTGGTTCGAGGCGCAGTTTGGTCTGGAGGCCTGGACCGCACTGGACAAGATTCCCCGGCTGCAATGGGCTGATTACTTGCGCTGGTATCGCAAGGTGCTGGATCTGGATGTTCGTAACGAACATCGGGTCACCCGGGTTCAGCCCCGTGCGGACGGTCTGGTCGAACTGGATGTCAGCCACGCTGGAGAAGACCAGCGTGTCGTGGCGCGCCACGTGGTACTGGCGACCGGGCGCGATGGGCTGGGCGGGCCCTGGGTTCCGGATTTCGCTCATGATTTGCCGCGCAGCGTCTGGGCTCATTCATCGGATGGGCTGCAGGATGACTGGTTCGTGGGCAAGCGGGTGGCGGTCATCGGTGGCGGAGCATCGGCCATGGACAGTGCTGCCACGGCATTGGAAGCTGGCGCGCAACGGGTCGATCTGTTGATCCGGCGCGCCGAGCTGCCTCGGGTCAACAAAGGCAAGGGGGCCGGAAACCCCGGCATGACCCACGGTTACTGGCGCTTGCCCGACGCCTGGAAGTGGCGAATCCGCAACTACCTCAATGCTCAGCAAGTGCCACCACCACGGGGCAGTACCTTGCGAGTCTCCAGCTCACCCAATGCGCGGTTTTTGTTGAACAGCCCGGTATTGGGCGTGCTGCAGAATCCGGCCGGTGGGCTGTGGGTGGATATACCTCAAGCCAGGCTGGAAGTGGATTTTCTGGTATTCGCCACTGGTTTTCGGACCGATTTCAAGCTGCGTCCTGAGTTCGCCAGCTTCGCGTCCCATATCCGTGCCTGGAGCGACAGCTTTACCCCACCAGCGGATGAGCCGGGTGCCGAGCTGGAAGACTTGCCGGATCTGGGCCTGTGTTTCGAATTCAAGGAGAAGACCCCGGGTGCATGCCCCGGTATCGGTCAGATCCATTGCTTCAATTACCCGGCGGCGCTGAGTTATGGCGCGGTGTCGGGGGATATTCCGGCGATCAGCGAGGGCGCCAAACGGCTGGCCCAAGGCCTCGCCGGGCAATTATTCAATGAAGACATCGAGCTGCATTTCGCCGCCATGCAAAGCTACGCCGAACCCGAGTTGCTGGGTGATGAATGGGTGGCGGGCGCGCCCACCGCCCAAGAGCTGCGCGAATGA
- the hcaR_1 gene encoding regulatory protein LysR encodes MDLRQLEAFAAVMSAGSVTAAGKMLGRSQPSVTRVIQELEQELGFALFERSGPKVTPTQKAFMMYAEVENALLGIRNIRQRAQQIAQDENLQIKLVAIPALAAGLLPLALSRLPQALRPQHIQLHSLSPENVVQAVLSKTMDLGAVSLPLEHRGLDIHWIGESACVAVVPTGSELASYDVLPMEVLARRPLISMSNPYRFRRRIDKAFQDAGVGEPHMLDTNTSLVAMQMARVGLGVALVDPFTALGVPIEGLVVRPIESHIPFFFGLISAFASPLSDVTAALVSELATSARLLLPGMVMHDASQHDALLQSIYAN; translated from the coding sequence ATGGATTTGCGGCAACTGGAAGCGTTCGCGGCGGTCATGTCGGCGGGTAGTGTGACTGCGGCAGGGAAGATGCTGGGGCGTTCGCAACCTTCGGTGACTCGGGTTATCCAGGAGCTGGAGCAGGAGTTGGGGTTTGCCTTGTTCGAGCGCAGTGGGCCGAAGGTCACGCCGACTCAGAAGGCGTTCATGATGTATGCCGAGGTGGAGAATGCCCTGCTGGGTATTCGTAATATCCGCCAGCGTGCTCAGCAGATTGCGCAGGATGAAAACCTTCAGATCAAGCTGGTGGCGATTCCGGCGCTGGCTGCCGGGCTCTTGCCTCTGGCGCTGTCTCGTTTGCCGCAGGCTTTGCGTCCACAACACATCCAGCTGCACAGTCTGTCTCCGGAAAACGTCGTGCAGGCCGTGCTTTCCAAAACCATGGATCTGGGCGCTGTCAGCTTGCCGCTGGAGCACCGCGGGCTGGACATTCACTGGATTGGCGAGTCCGCGTGTGTTGCTGTGGTGCCGACCGGTTCTGAACTCGCAAGCTACGATGTGCTGCCCATGGAAGTGCTGGCTCGACGGCCACTGATCAGCATGTCCAATCCTTACCGTTTTCGTCGGCGCATCGATAAGGCTTTTCAGGATGCGGGAGTAGGCGAACCACACATGCTCGACACCAACACCTCACTGGTCGCCATGCAGATGGCGCGGGTCGGGCTGGGGGTGGCGCTGGTCGATCCGTTCACCGCATTGGGTGTGCCCATCGAAGGCCTCGTTGTGCGGCCCATTGAAAGCCATATCCCGTTTTTCTTTGGTCTGATTTCAGCCTTTGCCAGCCCGCTGAGTGACGTCACTGCCGCGTTGGTGAGCGAGCTGGCGACTTCCGCCCGGCTTCTCCTCCCTGGGATGGTCATGCACGATGCCAGTCAGCACGATGCCCTGTTGCAGAGCATTTATGCCAATTGA
- the puuB_4 gene encoding gamma-glutamylputrescine oxidoreductase → MANTPYPHSYYAASANAAPPRPSLQDDVETDVCVIGAGYTGLSSALFLLEQGFRVTVLEAAKVGFGASGRNGGQIVNSYSRDIDVIERTVGPQQAQLLGHMAFEGAAIIRERVAKYQINCDLKDGGVFAALTAKQMGHLESQQRLWERYGHTQLELMDQRRIREVVGCEAYIGGMLDMSGGHIHPLNLALGEAAAVESLGGVIYEQSAAVRIERGANPVVHTEQGKVRAKFVIVAGNAYLGNLVPELAAKSMPCGTQVITTEPLSDELAHSLLPQDYCVEDCNYLLDYYRLSADKRLIFGGGVVYGARDPADIESIIRPNMLKAFPQLKDVKIDYAWTGNFLLTLSRLPQVGRLGDNIYYSQGCSGHGVTYTHLAGKVLAEALRGQAERFDAFAGLPHYPFPGGQLLRTPLTALGAWYYSLRDKLGF, encoded by the coding sequence ATGGCGAACACTCCTTACCCGCACTCTTATTACGCAGCATCGGCCAACGCAGCCCCGCCACGTCCGTCGTTGCAGGACGATGTGGAAACCGACGTGTGTGTGATCGGTGCAGGTTATACCGGTTTGTCCAGCGCCCTGTTCTTGCTGGAGCAAGGGTTTCGCGTGACGGTGCTGGAAGCGGCCAAGGTGGGCTTTGGAGCTTCCGGGCGCAATGGCGGGCAGATTGTTAACAGCTACAGCCGTGACATTGACGTGATCGAGCGCACGGTCGGCCCGCAGCAGGCTCAGCTGCTGGGGCACATGGCGTTTGAGGGCGCAGCGATCATTCGTGAGCGCGTCGCCAAGTATCAGATCAATTGCGACCTTAAGGACGGCGGCGTTTTTGCCGCGCTGACTGCTAAGCAGATGGGCCACCTGGAATCCCAGCAACGTCTATGGGAACGCTACGGGCACACGCAGCTGGAGTTAATGGATCAGCGTCGTATTCGCGAAGTGGTCGGCTGTGAAGCTTATATAGGCGGCATGCTCGATATGTCGGGCGGGCACATTCACCCCCTGAATCTGGCGTTGGGCGAAGCAGCAGCGGTTGAATCGCTGGGCGGCGTCATATATGAACAGTCTGCAGCGGTGCGTATCGAGCGCGGAGCAAACCCGGTGGTGCATACCGAACAGGGCAAGGTGCGGGCGAAGTTCGTGATCGTTGCCGGTAACGCGTACCTGGGTAATCTGGTGCCTGAACTGGCCGCCAAATCCATGCCGTGCGGTACTCAAGTGATCACCACCGAGCCCCTGAGTGATGAACTGGCCCACAGCCTGCTGCCTCAGGATTACTGCGTCGAAGACTGTAATTACTTGCTCGATTACTATCGCCTGTCCGCTGACAAGCGCCTGATATTCGGTGGCGGCGTGGTGTACGGCGCGCGGGATCCGGCCGACATTGAGTCCATCATTCGACCTAACATGCTCAAAGCCTTCCCTCAGCTCAAGGATGTGAAGATCGACTACGCCTGGACCGGCAACTTCCTGCTGACGCTGTCGCGCTTGCCTCAGGTCGGGCGGCTGGGCGATAACATCTATTACTCCCAAGGCTGCAGCGGCCACGGCGTGACTTATACCCACCTGGCAGGCAAGGTGCTGGCCGAGGCCTTACGTGGTCAAGCCGAGCGGTTCGATGCCTTTGCCGGGCTCCCCCACTACCCGTTCCCCGGCGGCCAATTGTTGCGTACACCCTTGACCGCATTGGGTGCCTGGTATTACAGCCTCAGGGACAAGCTGGGCTTTTGA
- a CDS encoding putative lipoprotein, which produces MSPVFFRSCVAGLKQWSLLAAVVVTLAGCASALPPEIKRLPDRVELNNVPFFRGNAYQSGPGALASLLSYQRVQITPGLLDKPLQLPGGEGRLEQSLPQVARQYGFMVYPLDKGLASLLTQVSAGFPVMLRFAEGTVFTEPRYAVLVGYNRNKQTVLLHAGMNRHLSMSFSSFSSAWEQAGSWAVLIQNPRQLPAHLDEQRWIKAASELAQAGQEQAAGEALKTLKAR; this is translated from the coding sequence ATGTCGCCGGTTTTTTTCCGATCCTGCGTTGCCGGGCTCAAGCAGTGGTCCTTGCTGGCAGCTGTTGTCGTGACGCTGGCAGGTTGTGCTTCGGCGCTGCCGCCTGAAATCAAACGCCTGCCGGATCGCGTGGAACTCAATAATGTGCCGTTCTTCCGAGGCAACGCTTACCAAAGCGGGCCTGGCGCGCTTGCCAGTCTGCTCTCGTATCAACGCGTGCAAATTACCCCCGGCCTGCTGGACAAACCCCTGCAGTTGCCAGGTGGGGAAGGGAGGCTAGAGCAGAGCCTGCCCCAGGTCGCCCGGCAATACGGCTTCATGGTTTACCCGCTGGACAAGGGCCTGGCTTCACTGCTGACTCAGGTGTCGGCCGGTTTCCCGGTGATGCTGCGTTTCGCCGAGGGCACAGTGTTTACCGAGCCGCGCTATGCGGTGCTGGTTGGCTATAACCGCAACAAGCAGACCGTGCTGCTGCATGCGGGGATGAATCGTCACTTGTCGATGAGTTTCAGCAGTTTCAGCTCCGCGTGGGAACAGGCGGGCAGTTGGGCGGTGCTGATTCAGAACCCGCGTCAGTTACCCGCCCATCTGGATGAGCAGCGCTGGATCAAGGCGGCGAGTGAGTTGGCGCAAGCGGGGCAGGAACAGGCGGCAGGCGAAGCGCTGAAAACCCTGAAAGCACGATGA